The following proteins come from a genomic window of Ferrovibrio sp. MS7:
- a CDS encoding glutathione S-transferase family protein, whose translation MTTMKLIGRNLSPYTRRVAIALTLLDIPHEREYLSVTADPQRGLSINPVGRVPALQISASETLIESAAILDYLMELAGPKTLVPPHGKPRRDCLRLMAWGSGVLDKAVSAIYEVRRRPAEKVHEPWRQLLLSQATGGLKALEAVQPHPWLMGEHFSMADVTAGVTVSFLRVMLPELLPPGVYPNLEALATACEALPAFKAHPLETP comes from the coding sequence ATGACGACCATGAAACTGATCGGCCGCAATCTCTCCCCCTATACCCGACGGGTAGCCATCGCGCTCACCCTGCTCGATATCCCGCACGAACGCGAATATCTCTCGGTCACCGCCGACCCGCAGCGCGGCCTCAGCATCAATCCGGTCGGCCGCGTGCCGGCCTTGCAGATCTCGGCCAGTGAGACGCTGATCGAATCCGCCGCGATCCTGGATTACCTGATGGAGTTGGCGGGGCCGAAAACCCTGGTGCCGCCGCATGGCAAGCCGCGCCGCGACTGCCTGCGCCTGATGGCCTGGGGCAGCGGCGTGCTGGATAAGGCGGTCAGCGCGATCTACGAAGTGCGCCGCCGCCCGGCCGAGAAAGTGCATGAGCCGTGGCGGCAGTTGCTGCTTTCCCAGGCCACTGGCGGCCTCAAGGCGCTGGAAGCCGTGCAGCCGCATCCCTGGCTGATGGGCGAGCATTTCTCCATGGCCGATGTCACCGCCGGCGTCACCGTCAGCTTCCTGCGCGTCATGCTGCCGGAATTGCTGCCGCCCGGCGTCTATCCAAATCTGGAAGCGCTGGCGACTGCCTGCGAGGCGCTGCCGGCGTTCAAGGCGCACCCGCTGGAAACGCCGTAA
- the leuB gene encoding 3-isopropylmalate dehydrogenase: protein MSNRTMLMLPGDGIGPEVMGEVRRVIEWMDKRRHVSFDVKEDLVGGSAYDKHGTPLADKTMQTALDCGVVLLGAVGGPKWDNLPFDKKPERGLLRLRKEMDLFANLRPAKCFDALVEASTLKPEIVQGLDIMIVRELTGGVYFGQPRGIETLPNGERRGINTQVYTTSEIRRVAAVAFELAQKRGNKVTSLEKANVMESGVLWREEVTKLHQEQYKDVQLEHMYADNGAMQLVRAPKQFDVMVTDNLFGDILSDAAAMLTGSLGMLPSASIGAADPATGRRMALFEPVHGSAPDIMGKGIANPLATIQSFSMALRYAYDLGEDADLIDQAAEAVLKAGVRTADLGGGTTKVGTTGMGDALLKELDKLAA from the coding sequence ATGTCGAATCGTACCATGCTGATGCTGCCCGGCGACGGGATCGGGCCCGAGGTGATGGGTGAAGTGCGCCGCGTCATCGAATGGATGGACAAGCGCCGCCACGTTTCCTTCGACGTGAAGGAAGACCTGGTCGGTGGTTCGGCCTACGACAAGCATGGCACGCCGCTGGCCGACAAGACCATGCAGACCGCGCTGGATTGCGGCGTGGTGCTGCTCGGTGCCGTCGGCGGCCCCAAGTGGGACAACCTGCCCTTCGACAAGAAGCCGGAACGTGGCCTGCTGCGGCTGCGCAAGGAAATGGACCTGTTCGCCAACCTGCGCCCGGCCAAGTGCTTCGATGCCCTGGTGGAAGCCAGCACGCTGAAGCCGGAAATCGTGCAGGGCCTGGATATCATGATCGTGCGCGAACTCACCGGCGGCGTCTATTTCGGCCAGCCGCGTGGCATTGAGACCCTGCCCAATGGCGAGCGCCGCGGCATCAACACCCAGGTCTACACCACCAGCGAAATCCGCCGCGTCGCGGCCGTTGCCTTCGAACTGGCGCAGAAGCGCGGCAACAAGGTCACCTCGCTGGAAAAGGCCAATGTGATGGAATCCGGCGTGCTGTGGCGCGAGGAAGTCACCAAGCTGCACCAGGAGCAGTATAAGGACGTGCAGCTCGAGCATATGTATGCCGATAACGGCGCCATGCAGCTGGTGCGCGCGCCGAAGCAGTTCGATGTCATGGTCACCGACAACCTGTTCGGCGATATCCTGTCGGATGCCGCCGCCATGCTCACCGGTTCGCTCGGCATGCTGCCGTCGGCGTCCATTGGCGCGGCCGACCCTGCAACGGGCCGCCGCATGGCCCTGTTCGAGCCGGTGCATGGCTCGGCCCCCGACATCATGGGCAAGGGCATCGCCAACCCGCTCGCCACCATCCAGAGCTTCTCGATGGCTTTGCGCTATGCCTACGATCTCGGCGAGGATGCCGACCTGATCGACCAGGCGGCGGAAGCCGTGCTCAAGGCCGGCGTGCGCACCGCCGATCTCGGCGGCGGTACGACCAAGGTCGGTACCACCGGCATGGGCGATGCGCTGTTGAAGGAACTCGACAAGCTGGCGGCGTAA
- the leuD gene encoding 3-isopropylmalate dehydratase small subunit, translating to MDKFTTLTAVAAPLPMINVDTDMIIPKQFLKTVERTGLARGLFFELREDENGKPNPDFFMNQPQYKGAQILVAGDNFGCGSSREHAPWALLDQGIRCVISTSFADIFHNNCFQNGILPIKLPQADVDKLMDDAKRGQNARFTVDLEKQEITRPDGDVIKFEIDAFKKHCLLNGLDNIGLTLEKKANIDDFETRQRASQPWRYAKAGRTA from the coding sequence ATGGACAAGTTCACGACTCTGACCGCTGTCGCCGCGCCGCTGCCGATGATCAATGTCGATACCGACATGATCATCCCGAAGCAGTTCCTGAAAACCGTGGAGCGCACCGGCTTGGCGCGCGGCCTGTTCTTCGAACTCCGCGAGGACGAGAACGGCAAGCCGAATCCCGATTTCTTCATGAACCAGCCGCAATACAAGGGCGCCCAGATCCTGGTCGCCGGCGATAATTTCGGCTGCGGCTCCTCGCGCGAACATGCCCCCTGGGCCCTGCTCGATCAGGGTATCCGCTGCGTCATCTCCACCAGCTTCGCCGATATCTTCCACAACAACTGCTTCCAGAACGGCATCCTGCCGATCAAGCTGCCGCAGGCCGATGTGGACAAGCTGATGGATGATGCCAAGCGCGGCCAGAATGCCCGCTTCACGGTCGATCTGGAGAAGCAGGAGATCACCCGTCCCGATGGCGATGTGATCAAGTTCGAGATTGATGCCTTCAAGAAGCATTGCCTGCTCAACGGCCTCGACAATATCGGCCTGACGCTGGAGAAGAAGGCCAATATCGACGATTTCGAAACCCGCCAGCGCGCCTCCCAGCCCTGGCGCTACGCCAAGGCCGGCCGCACCGCCTGA
- the leuC gene encoding 3-isopropylmalate dehydratase large subunit — MTAPRTLYDKIWDSHLVAEDLIYIDLHLVHEVTSPQAFAGLRASGRKVRRPDATVAVPDHNVPTTPDRLKGIIADEESRIQVETLDKNAREFGVIYYPMNDVNQGIVHIVGPEQGFTQPGMTIVCGDSHTATHGAFGSLAFGIGTSEVEHVLATQTLQQKHAKNMRIDIDGQLGPGVTAKDIILAVIGKIGTAGGTGYVMEYTGSAIRGLSMEGRMTVCNMSIEAGARAGLIAPDEITFEYLKGRPHAPKGAAWEQALAWWKTLPSDPGAKYDTEVFLKAEDIVPHVTWGTSPQDVAPITGFVPNPAEVADEAKRAALLRALDYMGLKAGEKLDAVPVQRVFIGSCTNGRIEDLRAAAAIAKGRKVAAGVQAMVVPGSGLVKHQAEEEGLDKIFTEAGFEWREPGCSMCLAMNADRLAPGERCASTSNRNFEGRQGPRGRTHLMSPAMAAAAAVTGRLADVRSL, encoded by the coding sequence ATGACCGCGCCCCGCACGCTGTACGACAAAATCTGGGATTCTCACCTCGTTGCCGAGGATCTGATCTATATCGACCTGCATTTGGTGCATGAAGTGACCAGCCCGCAGGCTTTTGCCGGCCTGCGCGCCTCGGGCCGCAAGGTGCGCCGCCCTGACGCCACCGTGGCGGTGCCGGACCATAACGTGCCGACCACGCCGGACCGCCTGAAGGGCATCATCGCCGATGAGGAATCCCGCATCCAGGTTGAAACCCTGGACAAGAATGCGCGGGAATTCGGCGTCATCTACTATCCGATGAACGACGTCAACCAGGGCATCGTGCATATCGTCGGGCCGGAGCAGGGCTTCACCCAGCCGGGCATGACCATCGTTTGCGGCGACAGCCACACCGCCACCCATGGCGCTTTCGGCAGCCTGGCCTTCGGCATCGGCACCTCGGAAGTCGAGCATGTGCTGGCGACCCAGACGCTGCAGCAGAAGCACGCCAAGAACATGCGCATCGATATCGATGGCCAGCTTGGCCCGGGCGTGACGGCGAAGGACATCATCCTGGCGGTGATCGGCAAGATCGGCACCGCCGGCGGCACCGGCTATGTGATGGAATATACCGGCAGCGCCATCCGTGGCCTTTCTATGGAAGGCCGCATGACGGTGTGCAACATGTCGATCGAGGCGGGTGCCCGCGCCGGCCTGATCGCGCCGGACGAGATCACGTTCGAGTATCTCAAGGGCCGGCCGCATGCGCCCAAGGGTGCCGCCTGGGAACAGGCGCTGGCCTGGTGGAAGACGCTGCCCTCCGATCCGGGCGCCAAATACGATACCGAGGTGTTCCTCAAGGCCGAGGATATCGTGCCGCATGTCACCTGGGGCACCAGCCCGCAGGACGTGGCGCCGATCACCGGCTTCGTGCCGAACCCGGCCGAAGTGGCCGATGAGGCCAAGCGCGCCGCCCTGCTGCGCGCGCTGGATTACATGGGCCTGAAGGCCGGCGAGAAGCTGGATGCGGTGCCGGTGCAGCGCGTCTTCATCGGCTCGTGCACCAATGGCCGCATCGAGGATTTGCGCGCCGCCGCCGCCATCGCCAAGGGCCGCAAGGTGGCCGCCGGCGTGCAGGCCATGGTGGTGCCGGGCTCTGGCCTGGTGAAGCACCAGGCGGAGGAGGAAGGTCTCGACAAGATCTTTACCGAAGCCGGCTTTGAATGGCGCGAACCGGGCTGCTCGATGTGCCTGGCGATGAATGCCGACCGTCTGGCGCCGGGCGAACGCTGTGCCTCGACCTCGAACCGCAATTTCGAGGGCCGCCAGGGTCCGCGTGGCCGCACCCATCTGATGAGCCCGGCGATGGCCGCGGCGGCTGCCGTCACCGGCCGCCTCGCCGACGTGCGCAGCCTGTAA
- the gcvA gene encoding transcriptional regulator GcvA, with product MPAPEQAPKQAAEPAAISPKETPAPPSAGVASRRLLPLNALKAFEAAGRHLNFTAAAEELSVTLSAISHQIRQLEELLGVPLFNRTRKGLVLSPEGQLILPDVQQGFDHLAHALARLEARRGEGPLTISMFSTVAMRWFIPRLPRFQARHPDIDVRITTSMKPVDLEREGLDCAIRYGNGDWPGLHATRLFAEELIVVAHPDLARSIKKPVDLVGHKLLHSQNRFEHWRIWLIAMGVTEVDPTVGTVFETRSFTIQAAVQGMGVAVMDPAFVADEIKAGRLVQVFDKTLPVRGAYWLVCLEHMAEAARIKLLREWLIEEVTTS from the coding sequence ATGCCTGCCCCCGAGCAAGCCCCCAAGCAAGCCGCCGAGCCAGCCGCTATCAGCCCCAAGGAGACCCCGGCCCCGCCGTCGGCCGGCGTCGCCAGCCGCCGCCTGCTGCCGCTGAACGCGCTGAAAGCCTTCGAGGCCGCCGGCCGGCACCTGAATTTCACTGCCGCCGCCGAGGAACTCTCGGTGACGCTCTCCGCCATCAGCCACCAGATCCGCCAGCTCGAGGAACTGCTCGGCGTGCCGCTGTTCAATCGCACCCGCAAGGGCCTGGTGCTGTCGCCGGAAGGCCAGCTCATCCTGCCGGACGTGCAGCAGGGCTTCGACCACCTGGCCCATGCCCTGGCCCGGCTGGAAGCGCGGCGCGGCGAAGGCCCGCTCACCATCAGCATGTTCTCCACCGTGGCGATGCGCTGGTTCATCCCGCGCCTGCCGCGCTTCCAGGCCCGGCACCCGGATATCGATGTGCGCATCACCACCTCGATGAAACCGGTGGACCTGGAACGCGAGGGGCTGGATTGCGCCATCCGCTATGGCAATGGCGACTGGCCCGGCCTGCATGCCACGCGCCTCTTCGCCGAGGAACTGATCGTGGTGGCGCATCCCGATCTGGCGCGTAGCATCAAGAAGCCGGTCGACCTGGTGGGCCACAAGCTGCTGCATTCGCAGAACCGCTTCGAGCATTGGCGCATCTGGCTGATCGCCATGGGCGTGACCGAGGTGGACCCCACTGTCGGCACGGTGTTCGAGACCCGCAGCTTCACCATCCAGGCTGCCGTGCAGGGCATGGGCGTGGCGGTGATGGACCCGGCCTTTGTCGCCGATGAGATCAAGGCTGGCAGGCTGGTGCAGGTCTTCGACAAGACCCTGCCGGTGCGCGGCGCCTATTGGCTGGTCTGCCTGGAACACATGGCGGAAGCGGCACGCATCAAGCTGCTGCGTGAGTGGCTGATCGAGGAAGTAACGACATCATGA
- a CDS encoding HAD family hydrolase produces MKLPRAILFDMDDTILAAYGEPEKAWQAVAGEFAEQMDGLSMQQLADAVSDFGRRFWSDRSMHKHWRLNLEEARHKIVAGALTELAARGHSVPDAGLAFRIAERYTSYRQEKMHLFPGVEETLAHFKTAGVKLALITNGAAHTQRAKVERFALEQHFQHIQIEGEHGFGKPEEQAYRHALDTLGVAASETWMVGDNLEWEVEVPQGFGMRGIWCDAYAQGLPANTHVKPDKIIHRLPELLSEEAA; encoded by the coding sequence ATGAAGTTGCCGCGCGCCATCCTGTTCGACATGGACGACACGATCCTCGCTGCCTATGGCGAGCCGGAGAAAGCCTGGCAGGCGGTGGCCGGCGAATTCGCTGAGCAGATGGATGGCCTCTCCATGCAGCAGCTCGCCGATGCGGTCAGCGATTTCGGCCGCCGCTTCTGGAGCGACCGCTCGATGCACAAGCATTGGCGGTTGAATCTCGAGGAAGCGCGGCACAAGATCGTTGCCGGCGCGCTGACCGAACTGGCGGCACGCGGCCACAGCGTGCCCGATGCCGGCCTCGCCTTCCGTATCGCCGAACGCTACACCAGCTATCGCCAGGAGAAGATGCACCTGTTTCCCGGCGTGGAAGAAACCCTGGCGCATTTCAAGACCGCCGGCGTGAAGCTGGCGCTGATCACCAACGGCGCCGCCCATACTCAGCGCGCCAAGGTGGAACGCTTCGCGCTGGAGCAGCATTTCCAGCATATTCAGATCGAGGGCGAACACGGCTTCGGCAAGCCCGAGGAACAGGCCTATCGCCATGCGCTCGATACTTTGGGCGTGGCAGCATCGGAAACATGGATGGTGGGCGATAATCTGGAATGGGAAGTGGAAGTGCCCCAGGGCTTCGGCATGCGCGGCATCTGGTGCGATGCCTATGCCCAAGGGCTGCCGGCCAATACCCATGTGAAACCGGACAAGATCATCCACCGCCTGCCGGAACTGCTGAGCGAGGAAGCGGCATGA
- the nthA gene encoding nitrile hydratase subunit alpha: protein MTHDHDHHHHHGHDHDHSDVPSDPALRVKALETLLTRKGLVDQAALDVYIDTYETKIGPRNGAHVVAKAWSDPAYLKALREDATAAIASLGYTGRQGEHMVIVENTPETHNLVVCTLCSCYPWSVLGLPPVWYKSDSYRARAVLDPRGVLAEFDLTLPETKKIAVWDSTAEIRYLVIPERPAGTEGWSEAELAELVTRDSMIGTGIATQPSARSPA, encoded by the coding sequence ATGACACACGACCATGACCACCATCATCATCATGGGCATGATCATGATCACAGCGATGTGCCGTCCGATCCGGCCCTCAGGGTGAAGGCGCTGGAAACCCTGCTGACCCGCAAGGGCCTGGTGGACCAAGCCGCGCTGGATGTCTATATCGACACCTACGAAACCAAGATCGGCCCGCGCAACGGCGCCCATGTGGTGGCGAAAGCCTGGAGCGATCCTGCCTATCTCAAGGCCCTGCGCGAGGATGCCACCGCAGCGATTGCCAGCCTTGGTTACACAGGGCGCCAGGGCGAGCATATGGTAATCGTGGAGAACACGCCCGAGACCCATAACCTCGTGGTCTGCACGCTCTGCTCCTGCTACCCCTGGAGCGTGCTGGGCCTGCCGCCGGTCTGGTACAAGTCGGATTCCTATCGTGCCCGCGCCGTGCTCGATCCTCGTGGCGTGCTGGCGGAATTCGATCTCACCCTGCCCGAGACCAAGAAGATCGCAGTGTGGGATTCCACCGCCGAGATCCGCTATCTGGTGATCCCGGAGCGGCCCGCCGGCACCGAGGGCTGGAGCGAAGCAGAGCTTGCCGAACTGGTGACGCGCGACAGCATGATCGGCACCGGTATTGCCACGCAACCCAGCGCGAGGAGCCCGGCATGA
- the nthB gene encoding nitrile hydratase subunit beta, whose amino-acid sequence MNGVHDMGGMEGFGPLPLEKDEPIFHGEWEKRALAITLATGSLGKWNIDASRHARERSPARTYIRESYYERWMSGLERLLVERGLLSEAELESGEPAGKTELKPVPPEAVPGILARGGPTLRATGKPARFQIGQRVRALNIHPAGHTRLPRYLRGKVGVIAMDHGLHVFADSNAHFQGEDAQHLYNVVFDVAEVFGPAARYAGEIRADLWDAHLEAL is encoded by the coding sequence ATGAACGGCGTGCATGACATGGGCGGCATGGAGGGCTTTGGCCCGCTGCCGCTTGAGAAAGACGAGCCGATCTTCCATGGCGAGTGGGAGAAGCGTGCGCTGGCCATCACCCTGGCCACCGGCAGTTTGGGCAAGTGGAATATCGATGCCTCGCGCCATGCCCGCGAACGCAGCCCTGCCCGCACCTATATCCGCGAGAGCTATTACGAACGCTGGATGAGCGGCCTGGAGCGGCTGCTGGTGGAGCGTGGCCTGCTGAGCGAAGCCGAACTGGAAAGCGGTGAACCGGCGGGCAAGACCGAACTCAAGCCGGTGCCGCCGGAAGCTGTGCCCGGTATTCTCGCGCGCGGTGGGCCGACCTTGCGCGCCACCGGCAAGCCGGCGCGTTTTCAGATCGGCCAGCGCGTGCGGGCGCTGAATATCCATCCCGCCGGCCATACACGGCTGCCGCGCTACCTGCGCGGCAAGGTGGGCGTGATTGCCATGGATCATGGCCTGCATGTCTTTGCCGACAGCAACGCGCATTTCCAGGGCGAGGATGCGCAGCATCTCTATAACGTAGTGTTCGATGTCGCCGAGGTGTTCGGCCCGGCGGCGCGCTATGCCGGCGAAATCCGTGCCGATCTGTGGGACGCGCATCTTGAAGCCCTCTGA
- a CDS encoding nitrile hydratase accessory protein, which produces MKPSELDLAALGPLPLNDEGSPVFAEPWQAAAFALTLRLHEAGAFAWSEWAEALGHELSANRADCGPNDGGAYYERWLAALQALLAAKGIVSADELLTMRDAWADAYAHTPHGQPVHLRS; this is translated from the coding sequence TTGAAGCCCTCTGAGCTTGATCTTGCCGCACTCGGCCCCCTGCCGCTGAATGACGAGGGCAGTCCGGTCTTTGCCGAGCCCTGGCAGGCGGCTGCCTTTGCCCTGACCCTGCGGCTGCACGAGGCCGGCGCCTTTGCCTGGAGCGAATGGGCCGAGGCTTTGGGCCATGAACTCAGCGCCAACCGTGCCGATTGCGGCCCGAATGATGGCGGCGCCTATTACGAACGCTGGCTTGCAGCATTGCAGGCCCTGCTTGCCGCCAAAGGCATCGTCTCAGCCGATGAACTGCTGACCATGCGTGATGCCTGGGCGGATGCTTACGCCCATACCCCGCATGGCCAGCCGGTGCATCTGCGCAGCTAG
- a CDS encoding tautomerase family protein produces MPMIQVSYSTSNATPDLPRQIAALSTRLAQEKLGKQPDVTAVAVQRVAPEDWFIAGQSLAEVGLASFFLDIRITTGTNTKDEMAAFVAAAYAGFTELLGPLHAESYVHVHEAQGFAYGYGGQTQERRYIAARI; encoded by the coding sequence ATGCCGATGATCCAGGTAAGCTATTCAACATCCAATGCAACGCCAGACCTGCCGCGCCAGATCGCTGCGCTCAGCACGCGGCTGGCGCAGGAAAAGCTTGGCAAGCAGCCGGACGTGACGGCGGTGGCGGTGCAGCGCGTGGCGCCAGAGGACTGGTTCATCGCCGGGCAGTCATTGGCCGAAGTAGGCCTTGCCAGCTTCTTCCTCGATATCCGGATTACCACCGGTACCAACACCAAGGACGAGATGGCGGCTTTCGTTGCCGCCGCCTATGCCGGCTTCACCGAACTGCTCGGGCCGCTGCATGCCGAAAGCTATGTGCATGTGCATGAGGCGCAGGGCTTTGCCTATGGCTATGGCGGCCAGACCCAGGAGCGGCGATATATCGCCGCACGAATATAA
- a CDS encoding LysR substrate-binding domain-containing protein produces MNGPSLDIDALRALVLLAEHRSFTRAAEALAATQAAISLRLKRLEDKLGRRLVERSPRHVALTRDGEILVAEARQVLAAHDAALAALGQKPLRPLRLAISDQTLGPRLPALLAGLRRRHPALRLDVRLGLSRDMAAAFEAGEVDAALLQHVGSTRQGPKQGELLRRDQLAWFAAADFAWNWPEPLPLIALAAPCGVRAAAIAALERGRVKWREAFTGGGVSALVAAARAGLGIVALPRRLVPEGLNERENLPALPTSLVVLQTRANDALLARALRDIAAAIRAD; encoded by the coding sequence ATGAATGGTCCGAGCCTGGATATTGATGCCCTGCGCGCCCTGGTACTGCTGGCCGAGCATCGCAGCTTCACCCGCGCCGCCGAGGCGCTGGCGGCGACCCAGGCCGCCATCAGCCTGCGGCTGAAGCGGCTGGAGGACAAGCTCGGCCGCCGCCTGGTGGAGCGCAGCCCGCGCCATGTGGCGCTGACCCGCGATGGCGAAATCCTGGTGGCGGAAGCGCGCCAGGTGCTGGCGGCCCATGATGCGGCGCTGGCGGCCCTGGGCCAGAAGCCTTTGCGCCCCTTGCGGCTAGCGATCAGCGACCAGACGCTGGGGCCGCGCCTGCCGGCTTTGCTCGCCGGTCTGCGGCGGCGACATCCGGCTTTACGGCTGGACGTGCGGCTCGGGCTGTCGCGCGATATGGCCGCTGCTTTCGAGGCCGGCGAGGTGGATGCCGCCCTGTTGCAGCATGTCGGCTCGACGAGGCAGGGGCCCAAGCAGGGCGAATTGCTGCGGCGCGATCAGCTTGCCTGGTTCGCCGCGGCGGATTTCGCCTGGAACTGGCCCGAGCCCTTGCCGCTGATTGCGCTGGCCGCACCCTGTGGCGTGCGCGCGGCAGCCATCGCGGCACTGGAGCGTGGCCGCGTGAAGTGGCGCGAAGCCTTCACCGGCGGCGGGGTTTCCGCTCTGGTGGCGGCGGCACGCGCCGGCCTTGGCATCGTGGCCTTGCCGCGCCGCCTGGTGCCCGAAGGATTGAATGAAAGGGAAAACCTGCCGGCATTGCCGACGAGCCTGGTGGTGCTGCAAACCCGCGCCAACGATGCTTTGCTGGCGCGGGCCTTGCGCGATATCGCCGCGGCGATCCGGGCTGATTAA
- a CDS encoding DoxX family protein, whose product MASLEKFAPLLGRILIALLFIPAGISKLTGFAGTVGYIKSVGLPLPEVGAVIAILVEVVVAGAVLVGFKARYAALILALFTIAAAIGFHNFWAMEEAKVMLNRIQFFKNLAISGGLFFIVAYGAGPLSLDNRAKAD is encoded by the coding sequence ATGGCTAGTCTGGAGAAATTCGCGCCGCTGCTCGGCCGCATCCTGATCGCGCTGCTGTTCATTCCCGCCGGCATTTCAAAGCTCACTGGCTTTGCCGGCACGGTCGGCTATATCAAGTCGGTCGGCCTGCCGCTGCCGGAAGTTGGTGCGGTGATTGCCATCCTGGTCGAAGTCGTGGTTGCCGGCGCTGTGCTGGTCGGTTTCAAGGCGCGCTATGCGGCGCTGATCCTGGCACTGTTCACGATTGCTGCCGCCATTGGTTTCCATAATTTCTGGGCCATGGAAGAAGCCAAGGTGATGCTCAACCGCATCCAGTTCTTCAAGAATCTGGCGATCAGCGGCGGCCTGTTCTTCATCGTTGCCTATGGTGCCGGCCCGCTGTCGCTGGATAACCGCGCCAAGGCTGATTAA
- a CDS encoding glutathione S-transferase family protein: MPSLTFYFAPGACSLASHIALEEAGAQFEPKPISLRKGQQMTPEYLALNPKGKVPMLVVDGLPLTENPAIITYLASLYPDAKLLPAGNSAQALQGLSLISFCAAGIHPVLSRFFGPQRFCDLPDATPNVIALATAANAKNFAIIDKMLEGKEYMLGSFSAVDGYLLVFWRWCQHLKIDTTAFKNYAALAERVSARPAVQRALAREAEAQAALA; the protein is encoded by the coding sequence ATGCCGTCTCTTACTTTCTATTTCGCCCCCGGCGCCTGTTCGCTGGCCAGCCATATCGCGCTCGAGGAAGCCGGTGCCCAGTTCGAGCCGAAGCCGATCTCGCTGCGCAAGGGCCAGCAGATGACGCCGGAATACCTGGCGCTGAACCCCAAGGGTAAAGTGCCAATGCTGGTGGTGGATGGCCTGCCGCTGACCGAGAACCCGGCGATCATCACCTATCTCGCGTCGCTCTATCCCGATGCCAAGCTGCTGCCGGCGGGCAACTCCGCACAGGCCCTGCAGGGCCTGTCGCTGATCTCCTTCTGTGCCGCCGGCATCCATCCGGTGCTCAGCCGCTTCTTCGGCCCGCAGCGCTTTTGCGACTTGCCTGATGCGACGCCGAACGTGATCGCACTGGCCACCGCCGCCAATGCCAAGAACTTCGCCATCATCGACAAGATGCTGGAAGGCAAGGAATACATGCTCGGCAGTTTCTCCGCCGTGGATGGCTACCTGCTGGTCTTCTGGCGCTGGTGCCAGCATCTCAAGATCGACACCACGGCCTTCAAGAACTACGCCGCGCTCGCCGAACGGGTTTCGGCCCGCCCGGCGGTGCAACGCGCGCTCGCCCGCGAGGCCGAGGCGCAGGCGGCCTTGGCGTGA
- a CDS encoding PAS domain-containing protein produces MMTDEVAAMNIAYWADLDSPLRRLPVPRSEDDKFVTIRTTWLNDASRLDAPLLQQLYDFWRGARNGAAMPPVSAIDPFSLRFALGNLVVMEPIAGGLDFRVRLFGSRVASRLGYDLTGRLLSSISNDVARHYTEQAVAKVLHGEQPMLLQRHRRLDKGPVDYTCLLLPFGDGTPSRIVYGVHFADED; encoded by the coding sequence ATGATGACGGATGAAGTGGCGGCGATGAACATCGCCTACTGGGCGGACCTCGACTCGCCCCTGCGGCGGCTGCCGGTGCCGCGTAGCGAGGATGACAAGTTCGTCACCATCCGCACTACCTGGCTCAACGATGCCAGCCGCCTCGACGCCCCCCTGCTGCAACAGCTCTATGATTTCTGGCGCGGCGCCCGCAACGGTGCGGCGATGCCGCCAGTCAGCGCCATTGACCCATTTTCGCTGCGCTTTGCGTTGGGCAACCTGGTGGTGATGGAACCAATTGCCGGCGGTCTCGATTTCAGGGTGCGGCTGTTCGGCAGCCGCGTCGCCAGCCGGCTTGGCTATGATCTCACCGGCCGGCTGCTGTCGAGCATCTCCAACGATGTCGCGCGGCATTACACTGAGCAGGCGGTAGCCAAGGTGCTGCATGGCGAACAGCCGATGCTGCTGCAGCGCCACCGCCGGCTGGACAAGGGCCCGGTGGATTACACCTGCCTGCTGCTGCCGTTCGGCGACGGCACGCCTAGCCGCATCGTTTACGGCGTGCATTTCGCGGACGAGGACTAA